A region from the Candidatus Polarisedimenticolia bacterium genome encodes:
- a CDS encoding DoxX family protein, with translation MLTRLARKIPAWGLGLVLLSAGLLKGADPAEFVRQVGTYGILTGKAAATLAYLLIPLEVVLGAALLAGYRTRWAAAAGSILMAIFMAATAYAWSQGKVEGCGCFGSLASRTPGQVLVEDSVFLGLGIAAFFLAPPRAAGPRWRIVPVLTALAAAVLLSLTAYALPLDPLVTDLRIGQGIEKLPLRVSPVDLSTGDHLAALLDLDSTESRKIVSALNALSGAGVSVIAFYGGEVDEKIIFCFNYSPGFDVVAVPRPELKRLFRKLPRFFRIREGRVAGIWEGSPPKIEELR, from the coding sequence ATGCTGACCCGCCTGGCGCGGAAGATCCCGGCCTGGGGGCTCGGCTTGGTGCTCCTCTCGGCCGGGCTCCTCAAGGGGGCCGATCCCGCCGAGTTCGTGCGGCAGGTCGGAACCTACGGCATCCTCACCGGCAAGGCGGCCGCCACACTGGCCTACCTGCTTATTCCCCTGGAGGTGGTCCTCGGCGCGGCGCTCCTCGCCGGATACCGCACCCGATGGGCGGCCGCGGCCGGATCGATTCTCATGGCCATCTTCATGGCGGCGACCGCCTACGCCTGGTCCCAGGGGAAGGTGGAGGGGTGTGGATGCTTCGGGTCCCTCGCTTCGCGGACCCCCGGCCAGGTCCTGGTCGAAGACTCGGTCTTTCTCGGCCTGGGAATCGCCGCCTTCTTTCTGGCTCCCCCGCGGGCGGCGGGGCCGCGATGGCGGATCGTCCCGGTCCTTACCGCCCTCGCGGCGGCCGTCCTCCTGTCGCTGACCGCCTACGCCCTGCCGCTCGATCCTCTCGTCACCGACCTGAGGATCGGGCAGGGGATCGAGAAACTGCCGTTGCGGGTCTCCCCGGTCGACTTGAGCACGGGGGACCACCTGGCCGCCCTTCTGGATCTGGATTCCACGGAGTCCCGCAAGATCGTGAGCGCCCTCAACGCGCTGTCGGGCGCCGGGGTGAGCGTGATCGCCTTCTACGGGGGCGAAGTGGATGAGAAGATCATTTTCTGCTTTAATTACAGTCCAGGCTTCGATGTGGTCGCGGTTCCCCGCCCGGAGCTGAAGCGTCTCTTCCGCAAGCTGCCGCGGTTCTTCCGAATCCGGGAGGGAAGGGTCGCGGGCATCTGGGAAGGGAGCCCGCCGAAGATCGAGGAGTTGCGCTGA
- a CDS encoding enoyl-CoA hydratase-related protein: MKTKAGRGAGRRARGQGGRRSASAARPSETVVYRVEEGVAWLTLNRPERSNALSGRMREDLLEKILEAGGAADVRCLVLTGAGDSFCAGGDLSVMAAMKEEGEGFEGLGRLMEIGGRIAAALAALPKPSLASLPGAAAGAGCNLALACDFRLAAASASLGETFARIGLHPDWGGTYFLPRLVGAGRALDLCATGRMVAAAEALAIGLVTRVVPREELAAETRAFARQLATLPRRSFLAAREALRRSLTSSLPAMLLFERQAQELCWGSPDSAEGIRAFQEKRPPRFSDR; the protein is encoded by the coding sequence ATGAAGACAAAGGCTGGGCGGGGGGCTGGGCGGCGAGCCCGCGGACAGGGCGGCCGCCGGAGCGCTTCCGCCGCTCGCCCCTCCGAGACCGTCGTCTACCGGGTCGAAGAGGGCGTCGCCTGGCTCACCCTGAACCGGCCCGAGCGCAGCAACGCCCTTTCCGGGCGGATGCGCGAGGATCTGCTCGAGAAGATCCTCGAAGCCGGCGGGGCTGCCGACGTCCGTTGCCTGGTGCTCACGGGAGCGGGCGATTCGTTCTGCGCGGGCGGGGACCTGTCGGTGATGGCCGCGATGAAGGAGGAGGGGGAAGGGTTCGAAGGGCTCGGACGCCTGATGGAGATCGGCGGCCGGATCGCCGCCGCCCTGGCCGCCCTGCCAAAGCCCTCTTTGGCCAGCCTCCCCGGAGCGGCCGCGGGAGCCGGCTGCAACCTGGCGCTCGCCTGCGACTTCCGTCTCGCCGCGGCGAGCGCCAGCCTCGGCGAGACGTTCGCCCGGATCGGGCTGCATCCCGACTGGGGCGGGACCTACTTCCTGCCCCGTCTCGTGGGAGCGGGGCGGGCTCTCGATCTCTGCGCCACCGGAAGGATGGTGGCGGCGGCGGAGGCGCTCGCCATCGGCCTGGTCACCCGCGTCGTCCCCCGGGAAGAGCTTGCGGCCGAGACGCGGGCGTTCGCCCGGCAGTTGGCCACGCTGCCGCGCCGCTCGTTCCTGGCCGCCCGCGAGGCGCTGCGCCGCAGCCTCACCAGCTCGCTGCCCGCCATGCTGCTCTTCGAGCGCCAGGCGCAGGAGCTCTGCTGGGGATCGCCGGACTCCGCCGAGGGCATCCGCGCCTTTCAGGAGAAGCGACCTCCCCGATTCAGCGACCGCTAG
- a CDS encoding amidohydrolase family protein encodes MSGVVDAHLHIQPWEQMKPDVLATMRRGHPDFETLMQYSRSPGSFLEHLDREGIEKAILVNYVSPDLMGFTDEVNSYVAGYCRGHADRLLPMGSVHPRFTADPAGDVDRLAEMGIRALKIHPPHQLFHPNAYRHGDLPGLATIYEKAAEHSLPVMFHTGTSIFPGARNLYGDPIHLDDVAVDFPKLTIVMAHGGRPLWGDTAFFLLRRFPNVFMDISGIPPRSVLKMFPRLEEISGKVLFGSDWPGPSVPAISRNVEEIRQLPISEQARRRILRENALAVYRYS; translated from the coding sequence GTGAGCGGCGTCGTCGACGCCCACCTTCACATCCAACCCTGGGAGCAGATGAAGCCGGACGTCCTCGCGACGATGCGCCGGGGGCACCCCGACTTCGAGACGCTCATGCAGTATTCCCGATCCCCGGGAAGCTTTTTGGAGCATCTCGACCGGGAAGGGATCGAAAAGGCGATCCTGGTGAATTACGTGAGCCCCGATCTGATGGGGTTCACCGACGAGGTCAACTCCTACGTCGCCGGCTATTGCCGGGGGCACGCCGATCGGCTGCTGCCGATGGGCTCGGTCCATCCGCGGTTCACGGCCGATCCGGCCGGGGACGTCGATCGCCTGGCGGAGATGGGAATCCGGGCGCTGAAGATTCATCCTCCCCACCAGCTCTTCCATCCCAACGCGTACCGCCACGGAGATCTCCCGGGACTCGCGACGATCTACGAAAAAGCCGCCGAGCATTCGCTGCCGGTGATGTTCCACACCGGCACGTCGATCTTCCCGGGAGCCAGGAACCTCTACGGCGATCCGATCCACCTCGACGACGTGGCAGTCGATTTCCCGAAGCTCACGATCGTGATGGCCCACGGAGGCAGGCCGCTGTGGGGCGATACGGCGTTCTTCCTCCTGAGGCGCTTCCCGAACGTCTTCATGGACATTTCGGGGATTCCGCCCCGCTCGGTGCTGAAGATGTTCCCGCGGCTGGAAGAGATCTCGGGCAAGGTTCTGTTCGGCTCCGACTGGCCCGGGCCCTCGGTGCCCGCGATTTCGAGGAACGTCGAGGAGATCCGGCAGCTGCCGATTTCGGAGCAGGCGCGGCGCCGGATTCTCCGGGAGAACGCGCTGGCGGTGTATCGGTATTCCTGA
- a CDS encoding TlpA disulfide reductase family protein yields the protein MSPRRAAPFVLAWILLAGASAFVPAAPAEEQEVGLYDYAMNELDGKETNLSAYKGKVLVVEFFATWCPPCRKDLPAVTALAPKYPPEKVAFIAVSADAVSKTVEKVPAFVREAEIKVPVLLGGGIFIDKFAGIDKRGGREVTLPQTYVFSGEGEILMRLIGDQKSKAKILSEELDRILREARPAGAAP from the coding sequence ATGTCGCCGCGCCGCGCCGCGCCGTTCGTCCTTGCGTGGATCCTCCTCGCCGGAGCCTCCGCCTTCGTCCCCGCCGCGCCGGCCGAAGAGCAGGAAGTCGGTCTTTACGACTACGCCATGAACGAGCTCGACGGGAAAGAGACCAACCTCTCCGCCTACAAGGGAAAAGTCCTGGTGGTGGAGTTCTTCGCCACCTGGTGTCCCCCCTGCCGGAAGGATCTCCCGGCCGTGACCGCCCTGGCGCCGAAGTATCCTCCGGAAAAAGTCGCCTTCATCGCGGTTTCGGCCGACGCCGTCTCGAAGACGGTCGAGAAGGTTCCCGCCTTCGTCCGGGAGGCGGAGATCAAGGTGCCGGTGCTGCTCGGAGGCGGGATCTTCATCGACAAGTTCGCGGGGATCGACAAGCGGGGGGGGCGCGAGGTGACCCTGCCACAAACCTACGTGTTTTCCGGAGAGGGAGAGATCCTGATGCGCCTCATCGGGGATCAGAAATCGAAAGCGAAGATCCTCTCCGAGGAGCTCGATCGGATCCTCCGAGAGGCCCGCCCCGCCGGGGCCGCCCCGTGA
- the betB gene encoding betaine-aldehyde dehydrogenase: MPNEATSSLPAGKLFIGGVWIDARSGRTFETINPATNQALCRVAEADETDVDAAVQAARKAFEQGPWPKMSAADRSRVLWRIADLLMQRADEVARLETLDNGKPIFESRQVDIPLVAEIFQYYAGWATKITGETIPARPGAFTYTLREPLGVVAAIVPWNFPLLLASWKIAPALAAGNTVIVKPSSNTPLSALKFAEIVKDAGLPDGVLNVVTGKGSVAGMALVRHPGVDKIAFTGDTRTGVEIMKSGSDTLKRITLELGGKSPNIVFADADLEAAVRGATVGIFYGKGEVCAAGSRLFVEKRIHEEFLDKLAGRAKKTVPGDPLDPKTRFGALVSQAQMEKVLRYIASGKEEGARLVAGGERTEVAGLNGNFVLPTIFDQVKPEMRIAREEIFGPVLSTLEFSDPEEAVAQANASPYGLAAGIWTRDVAKAHRVARALKAGTVWINTYNRYDPALPFGGYKRSGYGRELGSAALEAYTQIKSVWVDVE; the protein is encoded by the coding sequence ATGCCCAATGAAGCGACCTCTTCCCTTCCCGCCGGGAAATTGTTCATCGGCGGAGTGTGGATCGACGCCCGTTCGGGGCGCACCTTCGAGACGATCAATCCCGCCACCAACCAGGCTCTCTGCCGCGTAGCCGAAGCCGACGAGACGGACGTCGACGCCGCGGTCCAGGCGGCCCGCAAGGCCTTCGAGCAGGGCCCGTGGCCCAAGATGAGCGCCGCCGACCGCTCGCGTGTTCTCTGGCGCATCGCCGATCTGCTGATGCAGCGCGCCGACGAAGTGGCGCGTCTCGAGACGCTGGACAACGGCAAGCCGATCTTCGAATCGCGCCAGGTGGACATTCCGCTGGTCGCCGAGATCTTCCAGTATTACGCCGGCTGGGCCACGAAGATCACCGGCGAGACGATTCCCGCCCGCCCCGGCGCCTTCACCTACACGCTGCGCGAGCCCCTCGGCGTCGTGGCGGCCATCGTCCCCTGGAACTTTCCCTTGCTTCTCGCCTCCTGGAAGATCGCTCCCGCCTTGGCCGCGGGCAACACCGTGATCGTGAAGCCCTCCTCGAACACTCCCCTTTCGGCTCTCAAGTTCGCGGAGATCGTGAAAGACGCCGGCCTCCCCGACGGCGTCCTGAACGTCGTCACCGGCAAGGGCTCGGTCGCGGGAATGGCTCTCGTCCGCCATCCGGGCGTCGACAAGATCGCCTTCACCGGCGACACCCGGACCGGCGTCGAAATCATGAAGAGCGGCTCGGACACCCTGAAGCGGATCACGCTGGAGCTGGGAGGGAAGTCGCCGAACATCGTCTTCGCCGACGCCGACCTGGAGGCGGCAGTCCGCGGCGCGACCGTCGGCATCTTCTACGGCAAAGGGGAGGTCTGCGCCGCCGGCTCGCGACTGTTCGTCGAGAAGCGGATTCACGAGGAGTTCCTCGACAAGCTCGCCGGACGGGCGAAGAAAACCGTCCCGGGCGATCCGCTCGATCCGAAGACCCGCTTCGGGGCGCTCGTGAGCCAGGCCCAGATGGAGAAGGTCCTGCGCTACATCGCCTCGGGCAAAGAGGAAGGGGCGCGGCTGGTGGCCGGCGGCGAGCGGACGGAAGTGGCCGGCCTCAATGGCAACTTCGTGCTGCCCACCATCTTCGATCAGGTGAAGCCCGAGATGAGGATAGCCCGCGAGGAGATCTTCGGCCCGGTCCTGTCCACCCTGGAGTTCTCCGATCCCGAGGAGGCCGTCGCGCAGGCGAACGCCTCTCCGTACGGCCTGGCGGCCGGGATCTGGACGCGCGACGTCGCCAAGGCGCACCGGGTCGCCCGGGCCCTGAAGGCCGGGACGGTCTGGATCAACACCTACAACCGCTACGACCCGGCGCTGCCGTTCGGCGGCTACAAGCGCAGCGGCTACGGCCGCGAGCTGGGCTCCGCCGCCCTGGAGGCCTACACGCAGATCAAGAGCGTCTGGGTCGACGTGGAATGA
- the thiO gene encoding glycine oxidase ThiO produces MRVARCGGTVQDAGKPRIVVVGGGIVGCSIARELSGCGCRVVLVERDRIGAQASSASAGILCPQVEAEAPSPLLDLGMESLRLFPGFVERVRKETGIDPELDTPGSLLLDLTREDEQASQAQRAWQEEARLPVEKVGPDDLARLEPGLGQAIRGGLYFPGSARVDPRALTRGVAMAARARGAEIREGAPVAGLQRAGDKVTGVVLAGGEILEADEVVLASGAWSSSLLPETAPAIVPIRGQMIVFDAPRPPRAHVLITRHAYLVPRRDGTVLVGSTTENAGFKKEVTPKTLLRLTAAALAIDPSLSAASFATAWSGLRPAAADGLPVLGRVGAGLVAATGHYRNGILLAPITAALVTDLILRGAAGRPLDPFSPRRRPPSPGVLPERC; encoded by the coding sequence GTGCGCGTCGCGCGATGCGGAGGGACGGTGCAGGACGCAGGAAAGCCCAGGATCGTCGTCGTCGGCGGCGGGATCGTCGGCTGCTCCATCGCCCGGGAGCTGTCGGGATGCGGCTGCCGGGTCGTCCTGGTCGAGCGCGACCGGATCGGAGCGCAGGCCTCCTCCGCTTCGGCGGGTATCCTCTGCCCCCAAGTCGAGGCGGAGGCCCCCTCCCCGCTGCTTGATCTCGGGATGGAGTCGCTCCGCCTCTTTCCCGGGTTCGTGGAGCGGGTCCGGAAGGAGACCGGCATCGATCCCGAGCTGGACACCCCGGGCAGCCTCTTGCTGGACCTCACGCGCGAGGACGAGCAAGCCTCGCAGGCGCAGCGCGCCTGGCAGGAAGAGGCCCGGCTGCCGGTGGAGAAGGTGGGGCCCGACGATCTCGCGCGTCTGGAGCCCGGTCTCGGCCAGGCGATCCGGGGAGGCCTCTATTTCCCCGGAAGCGCGCGCGTCGATCCCCGTGCCCTGACGCGGGGGGTGGCGATGGCGGCGCGGGCGCGGGGCGCGGAGATCCGGGAAGGGGCGCCGGTTGCGGGACTGCAAAGGGCCGGAGACAAGGTGACCGGAGTCGTCCTCGCCGGCGGCGAGATCCTGGAGGCGGACGAGGTCGTCCTCGCCTCGGGAGCCTGGTCGTCGAGCTTGCTCCCCGAAACGGCGCCCGCTATCGTTCCCATCCGCGGGCAGATGATCGTCTTCGACGCGCCGCGCCCCCCGAGAGCGCACGTCCTGATCACCCGCCACGCCTATCTGGTTCCGCGGCGCGACGGGACCGTCCTCGTCGGGAGCACGACCGAGAACGCCGGCTTCAAGAAAGAGGTCACGCCGAAAACGCTGCTCCGGCTTACCGCCGCGGCTCTCGCAATCGACCCGTCGCTTTCGGCCGCGAGCTTCGCGACCGCCTGGTCGGGCCTCAGGCCGGCGGCCGCCGACGGCTTGCCGGTGCTTGGAAGGGTGGGCGCGGGACTCGTCGCCGCGACGGGACATTACCGCAACGGAATCCTCCTGGCTCCGATCACCGCGGCCCTGGTGACGGATCTGATCCTCCGGGGGGCGGCGGGCCGGCCGCTCGACCCCTTCTCGCCGCGGCGGCGCCCGCCTTCGCCCGGCGTCCTTCCCGAACGATGCTGA
- a CDS encoding DUF309 domain-containing protein, whose amino-acid sequence MSDSPVGPAMLLPGAEHFNRGDYFEAHEEWEKTWYGTEGEENRFLKGLIQVAVALYHLESGNLPGARKVMGTALGYLQEFPAERGGVDLDHLRSQVLPLFREMEAGRDPYPMMEASPPRIIVRTS is encoded by the coding sequence GTGTCCGATTCCCCCGTCGGCCCCGCCATGCTCCTGCCGGGCGCGGAGCATTTCAACCGCGGCGACTATTTCGAGGCCCACGAAGAATGGGAGAAGACCTGGTACGGCACGGAAGGGGAGGAGAACCGCTTCCTGAAAGGGCTGATCCAGGTTGCGGTCGCCTTGTACCACCTCGAATCGGGGAACCTTCCCGGCGCCCGCAAGGTGATGGGGACGGCGCTGGGCTACCTTCAGGAATTCCCCGCGGAACGGGGCGGGGTCGATCTGGACCACTTGCGCTCGCAGGTCCTTCCCCTCTTCCGAGAGATGGAGGCGGGAAGGGATCCCTATCCGATGATGGAGGCGTCCCCTCCCCGAATCATCGTCCGGACGAGCTGA